From Ignisphaera aggregans DSM 17230, the proteins below share one genomic window:
- a CDS encoding putative signal transduction protein with CBS domains (COGs: COG2905 signal-transduction protein containing cAMP-binding and CBS domains~InterPro IPR000644~KEGG: sto:ST2304 hypothetical protein~PFAM: CBS domain containing protein~SMART: CBS domain containing protein~SPTR: Q96Y62 Putative uncharacterized protein ST2304~PFAM: CBS domain; Sigma 54 modulation protein / S30EA ribosomal protein), which yields MSTVISIASEPKILAKPSMRIGEIVPKMKEYGVKEIPVVDDDNRIIGILSYRRIAVKGVGRDTRVQSVMDPPFYFVEDTDIDRAIASIVNWRAREVPVVNAKGIVIGIVSRNNVLRYVYERGLLPRIRVETIMSSPPITINKDESIARARWLMNKSGISRLPVLDDNEKIVGVITLSDIIEKIFSIRLSRRKGYEWIQSEESFLAAPVSEFMSSPPIVAPPDIDVYKAMEILLNNNISGIPITRGDDRVIGVLSGIDILRKYVESLVALQPISAKISNAIEGDEAVRLQIEKLVNNYLSKFSRYLNVIDFKISVKTLTKSGKNESREGRKQFDVKIRVVTSAGAFASESICWDLPTCIREALEIIEKRIRKNIEKRMFRGRISTEEST from the coding sequence TTGTCTACAGTTATATCTATAGCTAGCGAGCCCAAGATCTTAGCAAAACCATCTATGAGGATTGGTGAGATTGTTCCCAAGATGAAGGAATATGGTGTTAAGGAGATACCTGTTGTAGATGATGACAATAGGATTATCGGTATTTTGAGTTATAGGAGGATTGCTGTTAAAGGTGTTGGCAGGGATACAAGAGTTCAAAGTGTTATGGACCCACCGTTCTATTTTGTTGAGGATACTGATATTGATAGAGCAATAGCATCTATTGTGAATTGGAGAGCTAGAGAGGTTCCAGTAGTTAATGCAAAGGGTATTGTTATAGGTATTGTTTCTAGGAATAATGTTTTAAGATATGTTTATGAGAGAGGTTTATTGCCAAGAATAAGAGTTGAAACTATAATGAGTTCTCCACCTATAACTATAAATAAGGATGAGAGTATTGCGAGAGCAAGATGGCTTATGAATAAGAGTGGTATTTCTAGACTCCCTGTACTGGATGATAATGAGAAGATTGTTGGTGTTATTACTCTAAGTGATATTATTGAGAAGATATTTAGTATTAGACTTAGTAGGAGGAAGGGCTATGAATGGATACAGAGTGAGGAATCATTTCTAGCAGCTCCAGTATCAGAATTCATGTCCTCACCACCTATAGTAGCTCCTCCTGATATAGATGTCTATAAAGCTATGGAGATTCTCCTCAATAACAATATCTCTGGAATTCCAATTACTAGAGGTGATGATAGAGTTATAGGTGTTCTTAGTGGTATAGACATACTTAGAAAATATGTTGAATCTCTAGTAGCTTTACAGCCTATTTCAGCCAAGATCTCCAATGCTATCGAAGGTGATGAAGCAGTAAGGCTACAGATAGAGAAGCTGGTTAATAATTATCTCTCTAAATTCTCAAGATATTTAAACGTTATAGACTTTAAGATCTCTGTAAAGACTCTTACAAAATCAGGTAAAAATGAGTCGAGGGAAGGAAGAAAACAGTTCGATGTAAAGATAAGAGTTGTTACTAGTGCTGGAGCATTTGCATCAGAATCTATATGCTGGGATCTACCAACATGTATAAGAGAAGCTCTAGAGATTATTGAAAAAAGGATTAGAAAGAATATTGAGAAAAGAATGTTTAGAGGAAGGATAAGTACAGAGGAATCTACCTAA
- a CDS encoding hypothetical protein (KEGG: pcl:Pcal_0314 potassium transport membrane protein~SPTR: A3MSY2 Potassium transport membrane protein), whose translation MEYCSCNIVIYSGVNLDSLNITLPIPLDVLLYIALAITIIVVVYTITKRALSSLRIKGKISRRVEETGKMIALIATMIIVIPMLLSSVFAIAEVKWITMAILLIMIFIGIYSLRNSLENSISFLFIVSSGIINDGDNVRIEFGGKSYEGTAILKEGEYMLLKTDHGNYIYIPYSIVLKSVIIKMVQSHIMAKLYIHGQGIDIEKLVNDISNIIKKSSKYIDKTNISIKPVEVDDESVTLLLEADIANPRKINECYEELIKIITREVPYRASIEIIR comes from the coding sequence GTGGAATATTGTAGCTGTAACATTGTTATCTATAGTGGTGTGAACTTGGATAGTCTAAACATAACACTTCCAATACCACTCGATGTACTACTTTATATAGCTTTAGCAATAACAATAATTGTTGTAGTATATACTATAACAAAAAGAGCATTGTCTAGTCTAAGGATTAAAGGCAAAATTAGTAGGAGAGTTGAAGAAACAGGTAAGATGATAGCACTTATAGCAACAATGATAATAGTTATCCCTATGTTACTTTCATCTGTATTTGCAATTGCTGAAGTTAAGTGGATTACTATGGCAATACTCCTTATAATGATATTCATTGGAATATATTCACTTAGAAATTCCTTAGAGAATTCCATATCATTCTTATTTATAGTTTCATCTGGTATCATAAATGATGGTGATAATGTACGTATAGAATTTGGTGGTAAAAGCTATGAAGGTACTGCAATACTTAAAGAGGGAGAGTATATGCTTCTTAAAACTGATCATGGAAACTATATCTATATTCCCTATAGCATAGTTCTAAAATCTGTAATTATAAAGATGGTGCAATCACATATAATGGCTAAGCTTTATATCCATGGGCAGGGTATAGATATAGAAAAGCTAGTTAACGATATTTCTAATATTATTAAGAAAAGCTCAAAGTATATAGATAAGACGAACATATCTATAAAACCTGTAGAAGTGGACGATGAGAGTGTAACACTATTGTTAGAAGCAGATATTGCCAATCCTAGAAAGATTAATGAGTGCTATGAAGAATTAATTAAAATTATAACTAGAGAGGTACCATATAGAGCATCTATAGAGATAATTAGGTAG
- a CDS encoding TrkA-N domain protein (COGs: COG0569 K+ transport systems NAD-binding component~InterPro IPR003148~KEGG: gfo:GFO_0389 potassium transporter peripheral membrane component~PFAM: TrkA-N domain protein~SPTR: Q26IA1 Potassium transporter TrkA~PFAM: TrkA-N domain; TrkA-C domain): MLIISILKEIVCDMKIAFIGAPEEVKNIIKEFIREDHEVMIIDDDKNRIENLRREFDVASFLGDLLNFNIYVEVGLHKADMVIAAHPQDTINVIVCMYAKKLGVPRIIAIVSNRKIADVIKELEIVSEVIVRSDEIASKIIEKMHNISYIYIDNENVIAVIDTNKLKQYIGKNIKELFDENTKILIVLTRDGNILNTDNAKDYVLREGDKIVIYTKTNKLKEISGIL; encoded by the coding sequence ATGTTGATAATAAGTATATTAAAAGAAATAGTGTGTGATATGAAAATAGCATTTATCGGAGCTCCAGAAGAGGTAAAAAATATAATAAAAGAGTTTATTAGAGAGGATCACGAAGTAATGATTATAGATGATGATAAGAATCGTATTGAGAACCTAAGAAGAGAATTCGATGTAGCAAGTTTTCTAGGAGATCTATTGAATTTCAATATTTACGTCGAGGTAGGTCTCCATAAGGCAGATATGGTTATTGCTGCACATCCTCAGGATACAATAAATGTTATTGTTTGTATGTATGCAAAAAAACTTGGCGTACCTAGAATCATAGCTATAGTATCTAATAGAAAAATTGCTGATGTTATAAAAGAACTAGAAATAGTGAGTGAAGTCATTGTTAGAAGTGATGAAATAGCATCAAAAATTATTGAAAAAATGCACAATATTAGCTATATCTATATAGATAATGAGAATGTTATAGCTGTCATAGACACAAATAAATTAAAGCAATACATAGGTAAGAATATTAAGGAATTATTTGATGAAAATACTAAGATACTAATTGTATTAACAAGAGATGGAAATATTTTGAATACAGACAATGCCAAGGATTATGTATTGAGGGAAGGAGATAAAATAGTTATTTACACTAAAACAAATAAGTTAAAGGAAATAAGTGGAATATTGTAG
- a CDS encoding cation transporter (COGs: COG0168 Trk-type K+ transport systems membrane components~InterPro IPR003445~KEGG: dka:DKAM_1090 cation transporter~PFAM: cation transporter~SPTR: B8D5N5 Cation transporter~PFAM: Cation transport protein) yields the protein MSKRLKAIIFSVSILVTTILFIALLLGVIFFLYSSYTGIEIEKLSSIRLIEISLVMILIFLIPTYLCRGEPITEIIDAFIVVVLSWLIIPCVSAIIYRYTIDLDIFDAFFESISGFTGTGLTIITTPEDLPYVILLWRSITQWTGELGIVVVSGALLPFLHRFLRTVYMAERGSRLAPTIISTIRRLFIVYIIYTSIGVILLSISGMNILDSIAHSMTAIATGGMSTNSQSIGYWFQGKNYLILATSGIVMVLGAFNFNDLYNLIRFKLRNFFSSPEVRGFIAISLIFTLVIGIVGYIMNISNKTIIWIYHMLSGFTTTGFQIDNIYNDPDIIKLILILAMVIGGATFSTAGGIKIKRFIIALKSISWELLRPFIPEETIVVKRLGREVLDESEVSMVLSFIFLYFITAIILSSTLYITLIINNIYMYSYIDCLFETISAQSAVGLSIGITNISAPIASKMVLIIAMYLGRLEFLPIYLLIGSYYRKRYVFE from the coding sequence ATGTCGAAGAGACTGAAAGCAATAATATTCTCAGTATCAATACTAGTTACAACGATCCTATTTATAGCCTTACTTCTAGGAGTGATATTCTTTCTATATAGTTCCTATACCGGTATCGAGATAGAAAAACTAAGTAGTATAAGACTTATTGAAATATCACTAGTTATGATATTAATATTTCTTATTCCAACTTATCTTTGCCGTGGAGAACCCATTACAGAAATTATAGATGCTTTTATTGTTGTTGTCTTGTCATGGCTCATAATACCTTGTGTATCTGCAATAATATATAGGTATACCATAGATCTAGATATCTTTGATGCATTCTTTGAATCAATAAGTGGTTTTACAGGTACAGGTTTAACAATCATAACTACTCCAGAAGACTTACCCTATGTAATTCTATTGTGGAGATCGATAACACAGTGGACTGGAGAACTTGGCATAGTTGTTGTCTCAGGAGCACTTCTGCCGTTTCTCCATAGATTTTTGAGAACAGTATACATGGCTGAGAGAGGAAGTAGACTAGCTCCAACAATAATATCAACAATTAGAAGATTGTTCATTGTATACATAATATATACATCTATTGGTGTGATTCTTCTTAGCATTAGTGGAATGAATATCTTAGATTCAATAGCTCATTCAATGACAGCTATAGCTACTGGAGGTATGTCCACAAACTCACAGAGCATAGGCTATTGGTTTCAAGGTAAGAATTATTTGATATTGGCAACATCTGGTATTGTTATGGTGTTAGGAGCATTCAATTTTAACGATCTATACAATCTCATAAGGTTTAAACTCAGAAATTTCTTTAGTTCTCCCGAGGTGAGAGGTTTTATAGCTATATCATTGATTTTCACATTAGTAATAGGTATAGTGGGATATATAATGAATATTTCTAACAAGACAATTATATGGATATATCACATGTTGTCAGGATTTACAACAACAGGTTTTCAAATAGATAACATTTATAATGATCCTGATATAATTAAATTGATATTGATATTAGCTATGGTTATAGGAGGAGCAACATTTTCTACAGCAGGTGGGATAAAGATTAAGAGGTTTATTATAGCTTTAAAGTCTATCTCATGGGAATTATTAAGACCCTTCATACCTGAGGAAACTATTGTGGTTAAGAGACTTGGTAGAGAGGTTCTAGACGAATCAGAAGTTTCCATGGTTCTATCCTTTATATTTCTCTACTTTATTACAGCAATAATACTCTCATCAACTCTATATATTACACTAATCATAAACAATATATATATGTATAGCTATATCGATTGCCTCTTTGAAACAATATCTGCACAATCAGCCGTAGGACTTAGCATAGGAATAACAAATATTTCAGCACCTATTGCATCAAAAATGGTATTAATTATAGCAATGTATCTGGGAAGACTAGAATTTCTACCTATATATCTACTTATTGGAAGCTACTATAGGAAGAGATATGTATTTGAATAA
- a CDS encoding protein of unknown function DUF35 (COGs: COG1545 nucleic-acid-binding protein containing a Zn-ribbon~InterPro IPR002878~KEGG: hbu:Hbut_1529 hypothetical protein~PFAM: protein of unknown function DUF35~SPTR: A2BMZ0 Conserved archaeal protein~PFAM: Rubredoxin-like zinc ribbon domain (DUF35_N); DUF35 OB-fold domain) produces the protein MKISPARVWRERDARYRLIGSKCLRCGKEFYPPKPSCPYCGSRETTRIELPKKGKVISWTVEYTVPEGYRSRAPIIAALIELENGVKVLSTLADVEPNEVYIGMEVEAVLRRIWEESNENLIIYGIKFIPIKQ, from the coding sequence ATGAAGATCTCTCCCGCAAGAGTATGGAGAGAAAGAGATGCTAGATATAGACTAATAGGATCTAAATGTCTAAGATGTGGAAAAGAGTTCTATCCACCAAAGCCATCATGTCCCTACTGTGGATCTAGAGAAACAACTAGAATAGAACTGCCGAAGAAGGGAAAGGTTATTTCATGGACAGTAGAATATACAGTACCCGAAGGATATAGATCTAGAGCACCAATTATAGCCGCATTAATAGAGCTTGAAAATGGTGTCAAAGTTTTATCAACTTTAGCTGATGTTGAGCCAAACGAGGTTTATATTGGTATGGAGGTAGAAGCTGTTCTTAGAAGAATATGGGAAGAGTCTAATGAGAATCTCATTATATATGGAATAAAGTTTATTCCTATAAAACAATAA
- a CDS encoding Thiolase (COGs: COG0183 Acetyl-CoA acetyltransferase~InterPro IPR002155~KEGG: hbu:Hbut_1528 acetyl-CoA acetyltransferase~PFAM: Thiolase~SPTR: A2BMY9 Acetyl-CoA acetyltransferase~PFAM: Thiolase, C-terminal domain; Thiolase, N-terminal domain), whose amino-acid sequence MARAYIVGVGMTKIDRHYDKGYHDLVYSAIRMLEKDVKMFSPEAIVVGNMMSSSLYQQDSLAALVADAAGLRGVGGMKVEAACGSGGHAVAVGYSLVASGLYNQVLVVGVEKMSDYPTATVTSALAQAADAEHEYIYGISFPALNALVMRLYMNRYEARREDLAIWPVRMHEYGSKNPFAQLRNMITVEDVINSPTIADPIKLMDSAPIGDGAAAILIASEDIARKISDTPIEIAGVGLGSDALDLSSREDLLYPLSVVRAAEKAYKMAGVEPKDIDVAEIHDAFTITALLSIEGLGFTRPGESWKMIRDGRFSVGDKPSINLSGGLKARGHPVGATGVYQVAEIAMQLRGDFPGVRAPSPLIGLAMNTGGVATLTSVIILRR is encoded by the coding sequence ATGGCTAGAGCATATATTGTTGGAGTTGGAATGACAAAAATTGATAGACACTATGATAAGGGATATCATGATCTTGTTTATAGTGCTATTAGAATGTTAGAGAAAGATGTTAAGATGTTTAGCCCTGAAGCTATAGTTGTTGGCAATATGATGAGTAGTTCACTATATCAACAAGATTCTCTTGCTGCTCTTGTAGCTGATGCTGCTGGTCTTCGTGGTGTTGGGGGGATGAAGGTTGAGGCTGCATGTGGTAGTGGTGGCCATGCTGTTGCTGTTGGCTATTCTCTTGTTGCTTCTGGACTCTATAACCAGGTTCTTGTTGTTGGTGTTGAGAAAATGAGTGATTATCCAACAGCTACAGTTACATCAGCACTTGCACAAGCTGCTGATGCCGAACATGAATATATCTATGGGATAAGTTTTCCTGCTCTAAATGCTCTTGTAATGAGGTTGTATATGAATAGATATGAAGCTAGAAGAGAGGATTTAGCTATATGGCCTGTGAGAATGCATGAATATGGCTCTAAAAATCCTTTTGCACAGCTGAGAAATATGATAACAGTTGAAGATGTAATAAATTCTCCAACTATAGCAGATCCTATAAAGCTTATGGACTCTGCACCTATAGGTGATGGAGCTGCAGCTATTCTAATAGCATCTGAGGATATCGCTAGAAAGATAAGCGATACTCCTATAGAGATAGCTGGTGTTGGTCTAGGTTCAGATGCTCTTGATCTTTCATCAAGAGAAGATCTATTATATCCACTGAGTGTGGTGAGAGCTGCTGAAAAGGCTTATAAGATGGCTGGAGTAGAGCCTAAGGATATTGATGTAGCTGAGATACATGATGCATTTACAATAACAGCTCTACTATCTATAGAGGGTCTCGGATTTACTAGACCTGGAGAGTCGTGGAAGATGATTAGAGATGGAAGATTCTCTGTAGGGGATAAACCCAGTATAAATCTTAGTGGAGGACTGAAGGCAAGAGGACATCCTGTAGGTGCTACAGGTGTATATCAGGTAGCTGAAATAGCAATGCAGCTAAGAGGTGATTTCCCAGGAGTAAGAGCTCCATCACCATTGATAGGACTTGCAATGAATACTGGAGGAGTAGCTACACTAACATCTGTTATAATTCTTAGGAGGTGA
- a CDS encoding sodium/hydrogen exchanger (COGs: COG0475 Kef-type K+ transport systems membrane components~InterPro IPR006153:IPR006162~KEGG: smr:Smar_0251 sodium/hydrogen exchanger~PFAM: sodium/hydrogen exchanger~SPTR: A3DL54 Sodium/hydrogen exchanger~PFAM: Sodium/hydrogen exchanger family) — MERNLTVNKLIIDITLILLLLSLAKIFEAFLRYIHIEPFISWFIAGIILNIVVGNNISTQYFENIIRFTAILIVFLMGLSTDVEFLKHRARNSIIIGIFGISLTFILTFIVLHIIIRISLSLSLILSIILSNTASEIVSVATKAISHLDVKDYAIGASIFDDILAIVFTSIYLMLTNPIKIINSAMIGIPIFIAIITLIYVFSRIYIVVRKEFLKSIFIALLFISTAIAIYIEFSEILIAFLLGLFIKYVSRGHDHLLRYASIVSELRDDLEKILNIFFLPILFTSIGLMINISSININNIIMLALAMSIGKFLGCSIPSYYIVKDRLKSIELGVIMNLRGFLENTLILTLFIHGYMDTAFYSTIAVTPIIVTLATLVVIQIIKFYS; from the coding sequence ATGGAGAGAAATCTCACGGTAAATAAATTGATTATAGATATAACACTCATTCTACTCCTTTTATCGCTAGCAAAAATTTTTGAAGCATTCCTTAGATATATACATATAGAGCCATTTATATCATGGTTTATAGCAGGGATAATACTAAATATAGTTGTTGGCAACAATATCTCAACACAATATTTTGAGAATATCATAAGGTTTACCGCAATCCTTATAGTATTTCTAATGGGTTTATCCACAGATGTGGAATTCTTAAAGCATAGAGCTAGAAATAGTATTATAATAGGGATTTTTGGTATATCCCTTACATTCATATTAACATTCATAGTACTCCATATAATAATTAGGATTAGCCTATCACTATCTCTCATACTATCAATAATATTATCAAATACAGCATCAGAAATAGTATCAGTAGCAACAAAAGCAATAAGCCATTTAGATGTTAAAGACTATGCCATAGGTGCAAGTATATTTGACGACATATTAGCAATAGTCTTTACAAGTATATATCTAATGCTAACCAATCCTATTAAAATAATCAACAGTGCTATGATAGGTATTCCTATATTCATAGCTATAATTACATTAATATATGTTTTTAGTAGAATCTATATAGTAGTGAGAAAGGAGTTTCTAAAATCTATATTTATAGCGTTGCTCTTTATATCAACAGCTATCGCTATATACATAGAATTCAGTGAGATTCTCATAGCATTTCTCCTAGGTCTATTCATTAAATATGTTTCTAGAGGACATGACCATCTACTAAGATATGCATCAATAGTATCTGAACTTAGAGATGATCTTGAGAAGATTCTAAATATATTCTTTCTACCAATACTCTTTACATCAATAGGATTAATGATAAATATAAGTAGCATTAATATAAACAATATAATAATGTTGGCATTAGCTATGAGTATAGGTAAATTCTTGGGATGCTCAATACCTAGCTACTACATTGTTAAAGATAGATTGAAGTCAATAGAATTGGGAGTAATAATGAATTTAAGAGGATTCCTAGAAAATACCTTGATACTTACGCTATTTATCCATGGATATATGGATACAGCATTCTATTCAACAATAGCTGTCACACCAATAATAGTAACTCTAGCTACATTAGTAGTAATTCAGATAATTAAATTCTATTCATAG
- a CDS encoding Radical SAM domain protein (COGs: COG1313 Uncharacterized Fe-S protein PflX homolog of pyruvate formate lyase activating protein~InterPro IPR007197~KEGG: smr:Smar_0735 radical SAM domain-containing protein~PFAM: Radical SAM domain protein~SPTR: A3DMH7 Radical SAM domain protein), with the protein MEPMFRVSEVYFIRPDALEALHNSTFKSVLSWYYSILLEESPAKFHIAKVIEIPSDVRFDDDIESLWWYHDSLEKTFLSLWKEVRGEGIKFNEFLKRYRYSERSFLDLKIAIARKILGKCSFCEWRCGVDRTKGYVGRCRLETNSYVHSWFLHIGEEAPLVPSGTIFYGSCNFRCVFCQNWDISQEHPFGGIEVDAKNIAVMQKELTRNGARNINHVGGEPTPNIHNILESLKYLDINIAQLWNSNFYMSIESMKLLIHVIDIWLPDFKYGNNECAYRLSKITRYIDIVGRNHRIAIEWGDMIIRHLVLPNHIECCSKPVLRWIAENLPKDRVLVNIMDQYRPEYKAYEYRDIARRPKREELEEVYSYADSLGILWREISR; encoded by the coding sequence GTGGAGCCTATGTTTAGAGTTAGCGAGGTTTATTTTATTCGTCCAGATGCTCTTGAAGCTCTACATAACAGTACCTTCAAAAGCGTTCTTAGTTGGTATTATTCAATTCTACTTGAAGAATCTCCAGCTAAATTCCATATAGCTAAAGTTATTGAGATTCCTAGTGATGTGAGATTCGACGATGATATAGAATCTCTTTGGTGGTATCACGACTCTCTAGAGAAGACTTTTCTATCTCTTTGGAAGGAGGTTAGAGGGGAAGGTATAAAGTTTAATGAGTTCTTAAAAAGATATAGATATAGTGAGAGAAGTTTTCTTGATCTAAAGATAGCTATTGCAAGAAAAATCCTGGGCAAATGTAGTTTTTGTGAATGGAGATGTGGTGTAGATAGGACGAAGGGCTATGTAGGTAGGTGTAGACTTGAGACAAATAGTTATGTGCATAGCTGGTTTCTACATATAGGTGAGGAAGCTCCTCTTGTACCTAGTGGAACTATTTTCTATGGTAGCTGTAACTTTAGATGTGTATTTTGCCAGAACTGGGATATATCTCAGGAACATCCATTTGGTGGTATAGAGGTTGATGCAAAGAATATAGCTGTTATGCAGAAAGAGCTTACAAGGAATGGAGCTAGAAATATTAATCATGTTGGTGGTGAACCTACCCCAAATATCCATAATATCTTGGAAAGCCTTAAATATCTTGATATAAATATTGCACAGCTATGGAATAGCAATTTCTATATGAGTATAGAATCTATGAAGCTATTGATACATGTAATAGATATATGGCTCCCAGACTTCAAATATGGAAACAATGAATGTGCATATAGATTATCAAAGATAACTAGATATATAGATATTGTTGGTAGAAACCATAGGATAGCCATAGAATGGGGAGATATGATAATAAGACATCTGGTACTGCCAAACCATATAGAATGTTGTTCAAAACCTGTACTAAGATGGATAGCAGAGAATCTACCAAAGGATAGAGTTCTTGTCAATATAATGGATCAGTATAGACCTGAATATAAAGCATATGAATATAGAGATATTGCTAGAAGGCCAAAGCGTGAGGAGCTAGAAGAGGTTTATAGCTATGCAGATTCTTTAGGAATTCTATGGAGAGAAATCTCACGGTAA
- a CDS encoding YbaK/prolyl-tRNA synthetase associated region (COGs: COG2606 conserved hypothetical protein~InterPro IPR007214~KEGG: tpe:Tpen_1237 YbaK/prolyl-tRNA synthetase associated region~PFAM: YbaK/prolyl-tRNA synthetase associated region~SPTR: C0UVG2 Uncharacterized conserved protein~PFAM: YbaK / prolyl-tRNA synthetases associated domain~TIGRFAM: ybaK/ebsC protein): MAKKYIDHIEGIDVEVYEYDSYVDTVEDASRLSGEPIERIAKTLILKSDDECIVAIVRGDNRIDMDGLSRYLGKKIRLARPREVKEITGVEIGGVTPISNKIKICRIFMDLAILNHEYIICGGGSRKRLYKVYVVDLIDYLDPIIIDSDIFKPSTK, from the coding sequence ATGGCTAAAAAATATATTGACCATATAGAAGGTATTGATGTAGAGGTCTACGAATATGATTCATATGTAGATACAGTTGAGGATGCTTCTAGACTTAGTGGTGAACCTATAGAGAGAATAGCTAAGACACTAATACTGAAGAGCGATGATGAATGTATTGTTGCTATTGTTAGAGGTGATAATCGTATAGATATGGATGGTCTATCTAGATACCTCGGTAAGAAGATAAGATTGGCAAGACCTAGAGAAGTAAAGGAGATAACAGGTGTAGAAATAGGAGGTGTAACACCTATTAGCAACAAGATTAAAATATGTAGAATTTTTATGGATTTAGCAATACTTAATCATGAATATATCATATGTGGAGGAGGATCTAGGAAAAGGCTATACAAAGTCTATGTAGTTGATCTCATAGATTATCTAGATCCAATAATAATAGATAGTGATATATTTAAACCATCTACAAAGTAG